In Nakamurella antarctica, the following are encoded in one genomic region:
- a CDS encoding AAA family ATPase produces the protein MRQLIRARFPLLYIQTSEETRVLAELAALFTSRELIRSPRTVYTWSVTNGFAALGKPGPPETTQPQVALNSARNLDLGSAAIFFDLHPWLGAPNQPADPQLVRQLRDIAQLYRDGSQARTLILVSPLLRLPPELEHVATIVDFPLPSEAEVRTLLDGMIERNSAAGTVRVDIEDSGKEQIAKAALGLTLGEAENAFARAMGADGGLTVNDVSVVLEEKRQIIRKSGLLEVVDSQIRLADIGGLANLKTWLVKRSGAWLAEAAEYALPSPKGVLVTGIPGCGKSLTAKAMASAWQIPLIRLDVGKVFAGLVGASEENMRTALKSAEAIAPCVLWIDEIEKGFGSAGGERDSGTSARVFASFLTWMQERTAAVFVIATANDISRLPPEFMRKGRFDEIFFIDLPTAIERVDIFRLHLDSRLRKGKGLGPLPITDELLTDLALMTEGFSGAEIEQAVIAACFDAFDGRRHLQVDDLHRSVRNTVPLSVTQSEQIAALREWADVRAVSASAKADRTGYVTPANSVVAPVPDAEVVKQRGGRPIES, from the coding sequence ATGCGGCAGCTGATCCGCGCTCGTTTTCCCTTGCTCTATATCCAGACATCGGAGGAGACACGGGTGTTGGCAGAATTGGCCGCACTCTTCACGAGCCGGGAGCTGATCCGGAGCCCCCGCACGGTCTATACGTGGTCGGTGACGAACGGTTTCGCCGCGCTCGGCAAGCCCGGCCCGCCCGAAACCACACAGCCCCAGGTGGCGTTGAACTCGGCACGAAACCTCGACCTGGGTTCGGCAGCAATCTTTTTCGATCTCCACCCGTGGTTGGGTGCGCCGAACCAACCGGCTGATCCGCAGCTGGTGCGGCAGCTTCGTGACATTGCACAGCTCTACCGCGACGGTTCGCAGGCGCGCACGCTGATCCTGGTGTCGCCGTTGCTGCGTCTCCCGCCGGAGCTGGAACACGTGGCCACCATTGTCGACTTCCCGTTGCCGTCGGAGGCGGAAGTCCGCACGCTGTTGGACGGAATGATCGAGCGAAACTCTGCCGCGGGCACCGTCCGGGTTGATATCGAGGACTCGGGTAAAGAACAGATCGCCAAGGCGGCCCTCGGCTTGACCTTGGGAGAGGCCGAGAACGCGTTCGCTCGCGCGATGGGCGCCGACGGCGGGCTCACCGTGAATGACGTGAGTGTGGTGCTGGAAGAGAAGCGGCAGATCATTCGCAAGTCCGGGCTGCTGGAGGTGGTGGACTCGCAGATTCGGTTAGCCGACATTGGCGGGCTGGCAAATCTGAAAACGTGGCTAGTGAAACGGTCCGGCGCGTGGCTGGCCGAGGCCGCCGAATACGCGCTTCCCTCGCCCAAAGGCGTTCTGGTGACGGGTATCCCGGGTTGTGGCAAGTCGTTGACCGCCAAAGCGATGGCCTCGGCCTGGCAGATCCCGCTGATTCGGCTCGATGTGGGCAAGGTATTCGCCGGGTTGGTGGGTGCATCGGAGGAGAACATGCGCACGGCGCTGAAGTCGGCCGAGGCCATCGCCCCCTGCGTGCTGTGGATCGACGAGATCGAGAAGGGATTCGGCTCCGCGGGCGGCGAGCGGGACTCCGGCACCAGTGCCCGCGTGTTCGCATCATTCCTGACCTGGATGCAGGAGCGCACCGCGGCCGTATTCGTCATCGCAACCGCGAACGACATCTCACGGCTCCCCCCGGAATTCATGCGGAAGGGCAGATTCGACGAGATCTTTTTTATCGACCTGCCTACCGCGATAGAGCGGGTCGACATCTTTCGATTGCACCTGGACAGCAGGCTCCGGAAGGGCAAAGGCCTCGGCCCTCTCCCAATCACCGACGAACTCCTGACGGATCTGGCGCTGATGACGGAGGGCTTCTCCGGGGCCGAGATCGAACAGGCCGTGATCGCCGCCTGCTTTGACGCTTTCGACGGCCGGCGACATCTCCAGGTTGACGACCTACACCGATCCGTTCGCAACACGGTGCCATTGTCGGTGACGCAGTCCGAGCAGATCGCGGCCCTGCGGGAGTGGGCCGACGTGCGAGCGGTTTCGGCCTCTGCCAAGGCCGATCGAACCGGGTATGTGACGCCAGCGAACAGTGTGGTGGCTCCGGTCCCGGACGCGGAGGTCGTGAAACAACGTGGCGGGCGACCCATCGAA
- a CDS encoding dienelactone hydrolase family protein, whose translation MARTAASVENPSLEYLAHLGPYRVARGELALAGIPGVVFAPLSGKNLPAVAFGHHWMQPIERYADTLRYFASWGIVAIGPSTEHGPLPSFAGLAVDLATSLSLIAHTRLAEGAVTVDPAKIGVAGHGLGGGAAVLAAAQDSEIKAVATVNAANTRPSAITAAGLVTVPGLHLSGGKDVLSPPEANATLIAEGWAGPVQLRTIKKASHLGLAEGKHWTNKLTGSEAERATQQVARMLMTAFFLRHLDGQEQLADDLDGKISGTKIIEIGHG comes from the coding sequence ATGGCTCGCACCGCTGCCAGCGTGGAAAACCCGTCGCTCGAGTACCTCGCGCACCTGGGCCCCTATCGGGTGGCGCGCGGCGAGCTCGCCCTCGCTGGGATCCCTGGAGTCGTCTTTGCCCCGTTGTCGGGAAAGAATCTTCCCGCCGTCGCCTTCGGTCACCACTGGATGCAGCCCATCGAGCGGTACGCGGACACGTTGCGCTACTTCGCTTCCTGGGGGATCGTCGCCATCGGCCCCAGCACCGAACATGGGCCCTTACCGTCGTTCGCCGGGCTTGCCGTCGACCTCGCGACCTCCCTCTCACTCATTGCGCACACCCGGCTCGCCGAAGGAGCGGTCACCGTCGACCCGGCGAAGATCGGTGTCGCTGGCCACGGCCTCGGCGGCGGCGCTGCCGTGCTGGCGGCCGCGCAGGACAGTGAGATCAAGGCCGTCGCTACGGTCAACGCCGCCAACACCCGTCCGTCGGCAATCACCGCCGCGGGCCTGGTGACCGTGCCCGGCTTGCACCTTTCCGGCGGCAAGGATGTGCTCTCCCCGCCGGAGGCGAATGCCACTCTCATCGCCGAAGGGTGGGCTGGCCCCGTCCAACTACGCACCATCAAGAAGGCCTCGCACTTGGGCTTGGCCGAGGGCAAGCACTGGACCAACAAGCTGACCGGCTCCGAGGCGGAAAGGGCGACACAGCAGGTGGCTCGGATGCTGATGACGGCGTTCTTCCTGCGTCATCTGGATGGACAAGAGCAGCTCGCCGACGACCTGGACGGCAAGATCAGCGGCACCAAAATTATCGAGATAGGCCACGGCTGA
- a CDS encoding GH1 family beta-glucosidase, which yields MTVPAAPRSFPDGFTWGSATASYQIEGAATEGGRGPSIWDTFSHTPGKVLGGDTGDVAVDHYHRYEEDLDAMKAMGLGAYRFSIAWPRVQPGGRGPLNPEGVAFYSKLLDGLIARGIKPVATLYHWDLPQELEDEGGWTARETALRFEEYARLIVAALGDRVHTWTTFNEPWCTAYLGYASGVHAPGRHDGAAALAAVHHLNLAHGLAGRAIRELAPNAQLSITLNLHVIRPRSSSTDDARAVQRLDDLGNGAFLGPLLDGAYPERLFGDTAKTTDWSFVLDGDLELINIPIDVLGINYYSTTRVALWDGVSDRVMADGHGDSPYSPWVDCDDIDFLVQPGPYTAMGWNIDPSGMTELLLRTSKAYPHQPMMITENGAAFDDVVVDEDGVARIHDPLRVDYLSRHIDAVGVAMDAGADVRGYFLWSLLDNFEWSYGYSKRFGIIGVDFDTQVRTWKDSALWYQELIRTHQLPAI from the coding sequence ATGACGGTCCCCGCAGCTCCCCGCTCCTTCCCCGACGGATTCACGTGGGGTTCGGCCACCGCGTCCTATCAAATCGAAGGCGCGGCAACCGAAGGCGGCCGCGGCCCCTCCATCTGGGACACCTTCAGCCACACGCCGGGCAAAGTTCTGGGCGGCGATACCGGCGACGTGGCAGTCGACCACTACCACCGGTACGAAGAAGATCTCGATGCGATGAAGGCGATGGGCCTTGGTGCGTATCGCTTCTCGATCGCGTGGCCCCGAGTGCAGCCGGGCGGCCGTGGACCGCTCAACCCCGAAGGCGTTGCCTTTTATTCGAAGCTGCTGGACGGCCTCATCGCCCGGGGAATCAAACCCGTTGCCACGCTGTACCACTGGGACCTCCCCCAGGAGCTGGAGGACGAAGGCGGCTGGACAGCTCGCGAGACGGCGCTGCGATTCGAGGAGTACGCCCGGCTGATCGTGGCTGCCCTGGGCGATCGAGTCCACACCTGGACCACCTTCAACGAGCCGTGGTGCACCGCGTATCTCGGCTACGCCTCCGGTGTCCACGCTCCCGGCCGCCACGACGGCGCCGCGGCCCTGGCCGCCGTCCACCACCTCAACCTGGCCCACGGGCTCGCCGGCCGGGCCATCAGAGAACTGGCGCCGAACGCGCAACTCTCGATCACCTTGAACCTGCACGTGATCCGACCCCGTTCGAGCTCGACGGATGATGCCCGGGCCGTCCAGCGATTGGACGACCTCGGCAACGGAGCCTTCCTCGGCCCACTGCTGGATGGTGCCTATCCGGAGCGCCTTTTCGGCGACACAGCAAAAACCACGGATTGGTCGTTCGTCCTCGACGGCGATCTCGAGCTCATCAACATTCCCATAGACGTGCTCGGCATCAACTACTATTCGACCACCAGAGTTGCGCTATGGGACGGGGTGTCGGACCGCGTGATGGCCGATGGCCACGGCGACTCCCCCTACAGCCCCTGGGTGGACTGCGACGACATCGACTTCCTCGTCCAGCCCGGTCCGTACACCGCGATGGGCTGGAATATTGACCCCAGCGGCATGACGGAACTACTGCTGCGCACCTCGAAGGCCTACCCGCACCAGCCGATGATGATCACCGAAAACGGCGCTGCCTTCGACGATGTCGTGGTCGACGAGGATGGGGTGGCCCGCATTCACGATCCGCTACGGGTCGACTACCTCTCCCGCCATATCGATGCAGTCGGGGTAGCAATGGACGCTGGCGCGGATGTCCGCGGATACTTTTTATGGTCGTTGCTGGATAACTTTGAATGGTCGTACGGCTACTCCAAGCGGTTCGGGATTATCGGTGTTGACTTCGACACCCAGGTCCGCACGTGGAAAGACAGCGCCCTCTGGTACCAGGAGCTGATCCGCACCCACCAGCTCCCCGCGATCTAG
- the glmM gene encoding phosphoglucosamine mutase, producing the protein MARFFGTDGVRGLANVDLTPETALRLATSAAFVLSQGRGQGIFGLVPATDHTDADSLDPADSGDADSGFSGRRPVAVVGRDPRASGEMLEAAVAAGLASAGCDVLLLGVLPTPAVAFLTGELHATLGVVISASHNAMPDNGIKIFAAGGHKLDDAAEDAIEAGMNAAQVASRVLPTGAGIGRIKKADESSRRYLDHLLLATPHSLAGLKIVVDCAHGAASEVAPEAYRRAGAEVIVIAGKPNGLNINDGVGSTYLGGLREAVVQHGADLGIAHDGDADRCLAVDAGGNDVGGDAILAILATAMKARSELASNTVVTTVMANIGFHKAMELADITVKTTGVGDRYVLEQMRSGGYTLGGEQSGHFILAEHATTGDGLLTALYLMAQMAVTGQSLAELASLVTMFPQTLINVRVGDKAAVASSAAVAAAVAQAELELAAAGGRVLLRPSGTEPLVRVMVEASTAELALSIAERVAEVVAQS; encoded by the coding sequence GTGGCCCGTTTTTTTGGGACGGACGGCGTTCGCGGTTTAGCGAACGTCGACTTGACTCCGGAAACTGCCCTGCGCCTAGCCACTTCGGCAGCATTCGTGCTGTCGCAGGGGCGGGGGCAGGGCATTTTTGGTCTTGTACCCGCAACCGACCACACCGACGCGGACTCTCTCGACCCCGCTGATTCCGGTGACGCCGACTCCGGTTTCTCCGGCCGTCGCCCTGTCGCGGTGGTGGGCCGCGATCCGCGCGCCAGCGGCGAAATGCTGGAAGCCGCGGTCGCCGCCGGCCTCGCTTCCGCCGGTTGCGATGTGCTGCTACTGGGTGTTTTGCCCACCCCCGCGGTCGCCTTTCTCACCGGAGAATTGCACGCCACCTTGGGCGTCGTCATCTCCGCTTCGCATAACGCTATGCCGGACAACGGCATTAAAATTTTCGCTGCAGGCGGCCACAAGTTGGATGACGCTGCCGAGGACGCCATCGAGGCTGGGATGAACGCCGCGCAGGTGGCCAGCCGGGTTCTGCCCACGGGCGCGGGCATCGGCCGCATTAAGAAGGCTGATGAATCGAGCCGCCGCTATCTGGATCACCTCCTGCTCGCGACGCCGCATTCGCTGGCGGGACTGAAAATTGTGGTGGACTGCGCCCATGGCGCAGCCTCCGAGGTGGCTCCCGAGGCGTATCGCAGGGCGGGCGCGGAAGTGATCGTGATTGCCGGAAAACCCAATGGCCTCAACATCAATGACGGCGTCGGGTCGACGTACCTGGGGGGCCTGCGCGAAGCAGTCGTCCAGCACGGCGCCGATCTCGGTATCGCCCATGACGGCGACGCTGATCGCTGCTTGGCTGTGGATGCCGGCGGCAACGACGTGGGCGGCGACGCTATTTTAGCGATCCTCGCGACCGCGATGAAGGCGCGCAGCGAACTGGCGTCCAATACTGTCGTGACCACCGTGATGGCCAATATTGGCTTCCACAAAGCGATGGAACTGGCCGACATTACGGTCAAAACCACCGGGGTGGGTGACCGGTACGTTCTTGAACAGATGCGGTCGGGTGGTTACACGCTGGGCGGCGAGCAGTCGGGCCATTTTATTTTAGCTGAGCACGCCACCACTGGCGACGGACTACTCACCGCGTTGTATTTGATGGCGCAGATGGCGGTGACTGGCCAGTCGCTCGCTGAGCTTGCCAGCCTGGTCACCATGTTCCCGCAGACCCTGATTAACGTCCGCGTCGGCGACAAGGCCGCGGTCGCGTCATCTGCCGCAGTGGCCGCTGCGGTCGCGCAGGCAGAGCTGGAACTAGCAGCCGCGGGTGGGCGGGTGCTGTTGCGCCCCTCTGGCACCGAGCCGCTGGTGCGGGTCATGGTGGAGGCCTCGACTGCCGAACTCGCGCTGTCCATCGCGGAGCGCGTTGCCGAAGTGGTCGCTCAGTCCTAA
- the rpsI gene encoding 30S ribosomal protein S9 has product MTEQNSPENLEDIVSEEKYSEVTELEHTIGDAVASSEVADASTEDAPPAAVPAAPRVIVVDRPIQTVGRRKEAVVRVRLTAGTGVFTLNGRTMDSYFPNKVHQQLIKEPLVLLEKAESFDIHATLVGGGNTGQAGALRLGIARALIDLEPEDRPPLKKAGFLSRDARIKERKKAGLKKARKAPQYSKR; this is encoded by the coding sequence GTGACTGAGCAGAACTCCCCTGAGAATCTTGAGGACATTGTGAGCGAAGAGAAGTACTCCGAGGTTACCGAGCTCGAGCACACCATTGGTGATGCTGTTGCCAGCTCCGAGGTTGCTGACGCCAGCACCGAAGACGCTCCGCCCGCAGCTGTTCCGGCCGCGCCGCGCGTCATCGTCGTTGACCGTCCGATCCAGACAGTGGGTCGCCGCAAGGAAGCCGTCGTTCGGGTCCGCCTGACCGCTGGCACCGGTGTCTTCACCCTCAACGGCCGCACCATGGATTCGTACTTCCCGAACAAGGTCCACCAGCAGCTGATCAAAGAGCCGTTGGTCTTGCTGGAAAAGGCTGAGTCTTTCGACATCCACGCCACCCTTGTTGGCGGCGGCAACACTGGCCAAGCCGGTGCGCTGCGCTTGGGCATCGCCCGCGCCCTGATCGACTTGGAACCGGAAGACCGCCCGCCGCTGAAGAAGGCTGGCTTCCTGTCCCGCGATGCACGTATCAAGGAACGCAAGAAGGCCGGTTTGAAGAAGGCCCGGAAGGCACCTCAGTACTCCAAGCGTTAA
- the rplM gene encoding 50S ribosomal protein L13 has protein sequence MRTYSPKPGDITHAWHVIDATDVVLGRLASQSAQLLRGKHKAIFAPHVDTGDFVIIINAEKVAISGNKRETKFLYRHSGYPGGLRKRSVGEMLDTKPETLVEKAITGMLPHGPLGRSLANKLKVYAGPVHPHSAQKPAPFEIVQVSQ, from the coding sequence GTGCGCACGTACAGCCCCAAGCCTGGCGACATCACCCACGCCTGGCATGTAATCGACGCGACCGACGTCGTGCTTGGCCGGTTGGCCAGCCAGTCGGCTCAGTTGCTGCGCGGCAAGCACAAGGCGATCTTCGCCCCGCATGTCGACACCGGCGACTTTGTCATCATTATCAACGCGGAAAAGGTTGCCATCAGTGGCAACAAGCGGGAGACCAAGTTCCTGTACCGTCACTCGGGTTACCCGGGCGGTCTGCGCAAGCGCAGCGTTGGCGAGATGCTCGACACCAAGCCCGAGACCTTGGTCGAAAAGGCCATCACCGGCATGTTGCCCCACGGCCCGCTGGGTCGCAGCTTGGCCAACAAGCTGAAGGTCTACGCCGGACCCGTGCACCCGCACTCCGCGCAGAAGCCAGCACCGTTCGAGATCGTTCAGGTCTCCCAGTGA